The following are encoded together in the Clostridium sp. BJN0013 genome:
- a CDS encoding DapH/DapD/GlmU-related protein: MNYDHLYQLFKLLTLSFRYEFLSSSLRRYGGKSVNSNYYKIILKLLHISYGSNLLLKGCPVIFNKSGATMTIGNGVTIKSSFLSNLVGLYSRTIIVTRSPEAEIKIGNNVGISGATIYARKSIIIGDNTNIGGNVKILDNDFHPIEIEARNDDNKEKINTRPIVIGKNCFIGCNALILKGTELGDGCVVGAGAVVCGSFLPNSVIVGNPAKIIKTIDQ, encoded by the coding sequence ATGAATTATGATCATCTTTACCAATTATTTAAATTATTAACGTTAAGCTTCAGATACGAATTTTTATCCTCATCATTGAGGAGATATGGAGGAAAATCCGTGAATTCAAATTACTATAAAATAATCTTAAAACTTTTACATATTTCTTATGGTAGCAATCTGCTTCTAAAAGGCTGTCCTGTGATCTTTAATAAGTCGGGTGCTACTATGACAATAGGGAACGGAGTAACAATCAAGTCATCGTTCTTGTCAAACTTGGTTGGTCTTTATAGCCGTACGATTATTGTTACTCGTTCTCCGGAAGCTGAAATTAAGATTGGCAATAACGTTGGTATTAGTGGTGCTACAATTTATGCCAGAAAATCAATCATAATTGGTGATAATACAAATATTGGCGGTAATGTGAAAATTTTGGATAATGATTTTCACCCAATTGAAATTGAAGCTCGTAATGATGATAATAAAGAGAAAATTAATACTAGACCGATTGTTATTGGCAAGAACTGTTTCATCGGATGCAATGCTTTAATTCTAAAGGGAACAGAACTTGGCGATGGTTGTGTTGTTGGTGCAGGAGCTGTAGTTTGTGGGAGTTTTCTACCCAATAGTGTAATTGTAGGAAATCCCGCGAAAATCATTAAAACCATTGATCAATAA
- a CDS encoding mannose-1-phosphate guanylyltransferase/mannose-6-phosphate isomerase, which yields MKIIILAGGNGTRLWPLSRGSYPKQFIKLQDDKPSLFQQTFKRSLLLADLDDIYVVTNEKYKFLVMGEIEELGYEYNESNILVEPEAKNTLPAIYAGVHEVAKKGTDSVVVFPSDHMILKEKEFANIIKASEALTKDSIITFGIKPDGPNTGYGYIAPGDEKLNAYEVKEFKEKPEYEIAVTYVNDGYFWNSGIFMFNTDFFINEVRSYAKNIYDAFENSSKIEEAFSKIDENISIDYGIMEKSKNVAVAPVDIGWSDLGSFDAIYDVSDKDENNNIVNSDNIVIDSKNNYIYSEKDKIVSTVGVNDLIVVDNRDALLICKKDQSQKVKKIVETLKSRNDSRIEYHVQDYRPWGYYKVLEEDKDSFKIKRIEVSQGKKLSYQLHHHRSEHWIVVKGMAKVTIDDIERFVPAGESIFIKPGQKHRLENPGKIPLEIIEVQMGDYLEEDDIVRFDDDYGRR from the coding sequence ATGAAAATAATTATACTAGCAGGTGGAAATGGTACTAGATTATGGCCGTTAAGTCGTGGTAGTTACCCAAAACAATTTATAAAGCTGCAGGATGATAAACCTTCATTGTTCCAGCAAACATTTAAGAGGAGCTTATTATTGGCAGATCTGGATGATATATATGTAGTTACTAATGAGAAATATAAGTTTTTAGTTATGGGTGAAATTGAAGAATTAGGCTATGAATATAATGAGTCTAATATTCTTGTTGAACCTGAGGCTAAGAATACTTTGCCGGCAATTTATGCAGGTGTTCATGAAGTAGCTAAAAAAGGGACAGACTCTGTGGTTGTTTTTCCTTCTGATCACATGATTTTAAAAGAAAAGGAATTTGCTAATATTATTAAAGCTTCAGAGGCGTTAACAAAAGATTCAATTATAACCTTTGGTATTAAACCGGATGGACCAAACACTGGATATGGATATATTGCACCTGGTGACGAAAAACTAAATGCTTATGAAGTTAAAGAATTCAAGGAAAAACCCGAGTATGAAATTGCAGTTACATATGTTAATGATGGTTATTTTTGGAACAGCGGCATATTTATGTTTAATACTGATTTTTTTATAAATGAAGTAAGATCGTATGCTAAAAATATCTATGATGCTTTTGAAAATAGTAGTAAAATTGAAGAAGCTTTTAGTAAAATAGATGAAAATATTTCAATTGATTATGGCATTATGGAAAAAAGCAAAAATGTTGCTGTTGCACCCGTAGATATTGGCTGGAGTGATCTTGGCAGTTTTGATGCTATTTATGATGTTTCTGATAAAGATGAAAATAATAACATAGTTAATTCTGATAATATAGTTATTGATTCAAAGAATAACTACATATACTCAGAAAAGGATAAAATAGTATCAACAGTAGGAGTTAATGATTTAATTGTGGTAGACAATAGGGATGCTTTACTAATATGTAAAAAGGATCAATCACAAAAAGTAAAAAAAATTGTGGAAACTTTAAAATCAAGAAATGACAGTAGGATAGAGTATCATGTTCAAGATTATAGACCTTGGGGGTACTACAAGGTACTTGAAGAAGATAAGGATTCTTTTAAGATTAAGAGAATAGAAGTGAGTCAGGGAAAGAAGCTAAGTTATCAGCTGCATCATCATCGTAGTGAACACTGGATTGTCGTTAAAGGTATGGCTAAAGTAACAATTGATGATATTGAGAGATTTGTGCCTGCAGGAGAAAGTATTTTTATAAAACCTGGACAAAAACACAGATTAGAGAATCCAGGTAAAATACCTTTAGAGATTATAGAAGTACAAATGGGTGATTACTTGGAAGAAGATGATATAGTAAGATTTGATGATGATTATGGAAGAAGGTAG
- a CDS encoding Txe/YoeB family addiction module toxin: MEKLVGDLKGFYSRRINIQHRIIYQVLEEEKAIKILRIWTHA; this comes from the coding sequence ATCGAAAAACTTGTTGGTGATCTAAAAGGATTTTATTCCAGGAGAATTAATATCCAACACAGAATAATATACCAAGTTCTTGAAGAAGAAAAAGCAATCAAAATATTAAGGATATGGACACATGCTTAA
- a CDS encoding DUF4160 domain-containing protein: protein MFRGIKIYINYREHLPSHFHAEYGEYNCCITIDDIELLSGSMPNKQLKMLFGWAALHQEELQEEWYLAQLQKELFPIEPLK, encoded by the coding sequence ATGTTTAGAGGAATAAAGATCTATATTAATTATAGAGAGCATCTTCCATCACATTTTCATGCCGAATATGGAGAATATAATTGTTGTATCACTATTGATGATATAGAGTTACTTAGTGGTTCTATGCCAAATAAACAGCTTAAAATGCTGTTTGGATGGGCTGCTTTGCATCAAGAAGAATTGCAAGAAGAATGGTATCTTGCTCAACTGCAAAAAGAATTATTTCCAATAGAGCCTTTAAAATAA
- a CDS encoding DUF2442 domain-containing protein, producing MEANLIPGEVREYFIKGSRKIKKITPNNDYTLVIAFDNGETRVYDMSRNLFGVFEVLKDIDKFKEVFIDESGNIAWDVDKNLDSAVVWNNRINICKDSAYMESIPVLAKS from the coding sequence TTGGAAGCAAATTTAATTCCAGGTGAAGTTAGGGAATATTTTATAAAAGGATCTAGAAAAATTAAGAAGATAACTCCGAACAATGATTACACATTAGTCATAGCATTTGATAATGGAGAAACAAGAGTATATGATATGTCTAGGAACTTATTTGGAGTATTTGAAGTATTAAAAGATATAGATAAATTTAAGGAAGTATTTATAGATGAATCGGGGAATATTGCTTGGGATGTAGATAAAAATCTTGATTCGGCTGTAGTGTGGAATAATAGAATTAATATATGTAAAGATTCAGCATATATGGAATCTATTCCTGTTTTAGCCAAGAGCTAA